A window of Odocoileus virginianus isolate 20LAN1187 ecotype Illinois chromosome 22, Ovbor_1.2, whole genome shotgun sequence contains these coding sequences:
- the RNF152 gene encoding E3 ubiquitin-protein ligase RNF152, giving the protein METLSQDSLLECQICFNYYSPRRRPKLLDCRHTCCSVCLQQMRTSQKDVRCPWCRGTTRLPPGFSVSQLPDDPEVLGVIAIPHASEHTPVFIRLPSTGCHMLPLPVSKERALLPGDAGCRLLPGGQPKAVAAVSVPAAEQQPLQPAAPGDAAAAEPERRGAAKSSTWSGVCTVILVACVLVFLLGIVLHNMSCISKRFTVISCG; this is encoded by the coding sequence ATGGAGACGCTGTCGCAGGACTCGCTGCTGGAGTGTCAGATCTGCTTCAATTACTACAGCCCGCGGCGGAGGCCCAAGCTGCTGGACTGCAGGCACACCTGCTGCTCCGTCTGCCTGCAGCAGATGCGGACGAGCCAGAAGGACGTGCGCTGCCCCTGGTGCCGCGGCACGACCCGGCTGCCTCCGGGCTTCTCCGTGTCGCAGCTGCCCGACGACCCCGAGGTGCTGGGCGTCATCGCCATCCCGCACGCCTCCGAGCACACGCCCGTCTTCATCAGACTCCCGAGCACCGGGTGCCACATGCTGCCCCTGCCCGTCTCCAAGGAGCGCGCGCTGCTGCCCGGCGACGCGGGCTGCCGCCTGCTGCCCGGGGGCCAGCCGAAGGCGGTGGCCGCGGTGAGCGTCCCCGCGGCCGAACAGCAGCCCCTGCAGCCCGCGGCCCCGGGCGACGCGGCGGCCGCGGAGCCGGAGCGGCGGGGCGCGGCCAAGAGCTCCACCTGGTCCGGGGTGTGCACCGTCATCCTGGTGGCCTGCGTCCTGGTCTTCCTCCTCGGCATCGTGCTTCACAACATGTCCTGCATTTCTAAGCGCTTCACTGTGATATCCTGCGGCTGA